Proteins encoded within one genomic window of Aurantiacibacter spongiae:
- a CDS encoding DUF3429 domain-containing protein, which yields MSRIPPWPRWLGVAGLLPQWTLLFVLAVGGDYWRFAALALAWGYAALIFSFLGGMWWGLAARGVERVDGWVWIAAVLPSLIALATYTPWVFGAEWPGPSLIVLGIAILLTPLVDRKLRPLAPDWWMSLRWPLSVGLGIATLLCGVV from the coding sequence ATGAGCCGTATTCCCCCCTGGCCCCGCTGGCTCGGCGTCGCCGGATTACTGCCGCAGTGGACGCTCCTGTTTGTGCTGGCGGTGGGAGGCGATTACTGGCGCTTCGCGGCGCTAGCGCTCGCCTGGGGATACGCCGCGCTCATCTTCAGCTTTCTCGGCGGAATGTGGTGGGGACTGGCCGCGCGTGGCGTAGAGCGGGTTGACGGCTGGGTGTGGATCGCCGCCGTCCTCCCGAGCCTGATTGCCCTTGCCACCTATACCCCCTGGGTGTTCGGAGCCGAGTGGCCCGGCCCCTCGCTCATCGTGCTGGGCATCGCGATCCTCCTGACGCCGCTGGTGGACCGCAAGCTGCGCCCGCTGGCGCCCGACTGGTGGATGAGCCTGCGCTGGCCGCTATCGGTGGGGCTGGGAATCGCAACGCTGCTATGCGGGGTCGTCTGA
- a CDS encoding helix-turn-helix domain-containing protein — protein MAVEKGFDRQSLKQIVQIASTLLAEKPANDQEPCTGKARRRSKPAYDRDALAKIAEREYRARRERAVYFPQDFLAEPVWDVLLDLYVQNRKGKPVSVTSACAAACVPQTTALRWLNVLEEEGFTVIEADISDRRRRFVRLSEKGRTSLEGYLASRMVSRDW, from the coding sequence ATGGCTGTAGAAAAAGGGTTTGATCGGCAAAGCCTCAAGCAGATCGTGCAGATCGCCAGCACACTGCTCGCCGAGAAACCGGCCAACGATCAGGAACCATGCACCGGAAAAGCAAGACGCCGTTCCAAGCCCGCCTACGATCGTGATGCCCTCGCGAAGATCGCCGAAAGGGAATATCGTGCTCGTCGCGAGCGAGCCGTTTATTTCCCGCAGGACTTCCTCGCCGAACCGGTATGGGATGTCTTGCTCGATCTCTATGTCCAGAACCGGAAGGGAAAACCGGTTTCGGTTACCAGCGCCTGTGCGGCAGCGTGCGTTCCGCAAACCACGGCGCTGCGCTGGCTCAATGTTCTGGAAGAAGAGGGTTTCACGGTCATCGAAGCGGATATCAGCGATCGTCGGCGCCGGTTCGTCAGGCTCAGCGAGAAGGGCCGTACCTCGCTGGAGGGCTATCTCGCGTCTCGCATGGTTTCCCGCGACTGGTAG